The genomic region TAGGAAGCGGAGAATTTCTGATGAGCGTTGCAGTGGGCACGCCCTCGGTGAGTTTTGAAGCGATTGTCGACACGGGGAGTGATCTGATATGGACTCAGTGCCTGCCTTGCCAGAACTGCTACAATCAGCCTACGCCAATCTTCGACCCCTCCCAATCGTCTTCCTATTCCACAGTTCCTTGCACTGACTCTGTTTGTGATGCTTTGGGGGTTTCCAAAGTGGATGCAATCCAGATTGCACCTTCGATTATACGTATGGCAGCGGTGAGACTAGCGGTGACCTGGCTTACGAGTCATTCTCCATTGGGAGCGGCAGCGACAGCATGGTTCCAGGACTTGCTTTTGGATGCGGCCATGAAAACCAAGGAACAGGATTATCACAGGGCGGCGGTCTTGTGGGCTTAGGAAGAGGTGCTCTCTCACTTATCTCACAGTTAGGCTCCAAGGTAGACAACAAATTCTCTTACTGTCTCTTGCCCATCACCGATTCCACTTCACAAACCAGCCCTCTCATTTTCGGTGAGGGTGCTTCCTTGAGCGGAGCCAACACGATCCCACTCATTAAGAACAGTAATTATCCTTCCTTCTGGTATATTCCTGTCACAGGAATCACCCTCAATGGCAACCCCGTAAACATTCCTACTGGAACTTTTGATCTGCAATCGGACGGTAGCGGAGGCATGATCATTGACTCGGGAACCAGCTATACCTATTTAATCGAGCCTGCCTACACTTCTGTCAAAGAAGCAATTCAGTCCGCCATTGATCTTACTCCTACAGACGGCTCTTCTGTGGATCTGGATCTGTGTTACCAGACATCAGGTCAGGTCACCTTGCCTACTCTAATCTTCAACTTCGAGGGTGGCGTGGATTACGTGCTTCCAGCAGACAACCTTTTCATTCGTGTATCTGACGATCTCTTGTGCCTCGCCTTGTTGGGAACATCAAGGAAACTTTCCATCTTCGGAAACGTACAACAGCAGAACTTCCACATCCTCTACGACAATGCTCAGAACACACTCTCCTTTAAGCCCACTAAATGTGATTCTCTTTAAATTATCATCACCCTCTTCTGCTTTGTCTTTCTCTACGTCTGCCACTGCCGCTTCCTCTTCCTGTGTTTCTGTCTTGGTCATTTTCTTTCAATTTCGAATATAAAGCGTGGTCCAGTCTCCTATGTACGCTTTCTGCACTGCATAGTATAATTTCCAATCTGATATCATCGAGTATGTATGTTTCCTTCAGTGCCTAATATAATATGTGATATCATCGCCTATGTAATATCACAGTCTTTGTGCTTTTATCGTTTGAATGATCTGATATCTCCATTTTACATCCATCACTCTAACCTAACTAATACAATGATTTTTCTGTTTTTTTCAAAAGTACATGTTAAAACCATCTAATACAAAGTCTATTGTTAATAAAACAGAGCTGCATCAGAGTACTAAGGTTGAGTAATTTAACAGTTTGTTGAATCTTATCAGGAAACAAGCTAATTGATCTGTTCTATTACTGTTACTTTGGATGTTGAATCCTTTTAAAAAACAAGACAATTGTTTATTCTTGTAGATAGATCACTATAATTTGTCTTTTCGGCAATATTATTGTTCATAGTAGAGCAGATAAAATCTGTACAAGTTCTCtgttatggtttttccctttttaaaaTTAAAGCAAATAtaaggattttgagggttttgtaGCAGGGATAATAGCTGTTATTTCAATCGACAGGCTTCTTGGTCAGCGTGGGAGGAATGAATTGCACAGAATCGTTATTTTTTCTCTTAAAGTGATCAATATGACTGAGAACATAAGTCGTTCTCCCTTTAagataattttaatttaatctgaAGTTGTTCACTGTTATGTTTTCATAATATTCAATGGATgttagatattaaaaaaaaaaattaaataacaaaataaaaatctaatattattaattaatgaaGCTTTTAGATATTTTTGTTCTGAATAAAAATTTTAACCAACCCTTATATCCAACTCACTAATATATGTTTATTTTGTTGGGtcaataatttacatgtttttaccTCTTGTAATTTAAGACTttagatgtttttggattattttagtcTAAACTTCAAAACGTTATCTTTAGAAGACAATTTTTGTAGATGTAAAGTCAATTCAGAATAATTTTAGATAAGTCAATTCAGAATAATTTTAGATTAATCTGATTTCCTCAAATTTATGAGCATATTATTCAAGGAAAATCTTTACCACTTTTAtcttattataattttaatttatgaagaaagtttataaattatatttattctttgatttaaGTTGAAATGTATATATTTTAATGTTAGGAAATTTTTCAAGTCATTTGAATATTTAGATTTACGATCAATTTAGTTCATTGTCTTAAATAACTTTCTAACATCTCTCTATTGATAAGGTAATTTAGTTCAAATATAGAAAATTCATAGATAATTTAAGACaagaaatttaatacatttatCTATTGGATTTTATAATAGAAATAAGGCAAACTCTTACAATCAATAGACtatattaaattgaattaatgaaTTTAAATACACAATTAATTAGTGAACCAACATTCTTTTTTCTAGAAAGAAATTTCAGTTTTGGCATGCAATTACTTTATCCTCAAAAATAATTTCAACTCAAATTCATAAATGTTTTGTTATTCAATCTTTTTTATGCAGACATGTAAATATTGTTTTGTTTAAGGGAACAAATTATGTTGGCTGAAAAGTTTTCCTCAGTGATAATAGTACCAAATACATTGTTGATAAATGTTTCAATTTTTGAAAGGTTAAATACCTTAGTAATGTTTCTCATACTCTACAATTTACAATAAAATTAGGTTATGTAACAATTTTAAATGGTCCCCAAGTGCATGTGATATTTTGTAACTTTAGTTATAGGATGTTTTAGGAAATGTTGGTTGTAGATAGAGAATCTCATACAAGGACTATACTTAGGTTGAATTATTACACTCTTTCTAACTCTATAATGTTGTAGGGAATACTAAAAATGAATGTATATTATTTTACCAATATCTGTTATGGAAGCTCTTAGGAAGGttgttaataaaatattatttgatgGTTTTTTACTACTTTGGTATGATCATTATGTGTTAGGGCAATAAAATATATCTCCATTTCCTAATAGAAAATATATAGTGAAGACGCTATCAAAAACCACTCATTTGAATGTGTTTGGTCTAATAAATATGGGTTTAATGACACAAATGTActataatgttttatttttctaattaagtTGGGATAGGACTCGAACCCTTTAAATAATACTCATCAAGTGGAGAACGAGGGTCTCATGAGAAGTGAAACTACCAAAAACTAAGGACCAAAAGAAATAAAATGATAGGTCTTCACACAAAAAATAGGTGAAGACCAAGAGATAACCAAAAACACATATAGAAACCAATTGTTGATTTCCTAAGAGACTAATGCCCTTAATAGTCTACTACTCCTGATTGATAATATCATGATGTTACATAAAGGACACCCTATTAGCAAAAATCTCCTTGGAGGGATtagcatccaaagaaataatgACATTTCATTTTTCGAAAAACTTGACCAAGAAACCACAAAAGCCACATCCAAATCAATACTCTTATGCTTGGCATGTTTCCTCACTAGCTCCTTTTGTAGAACCTACATCCATACCACCAATTTATTGACCATATTCTTGCTGAAAGCAACAATTTCTtccatatttttcatcattttgttctgCTTGTCCTAGAGGTCAATAGTGTCTTCTCCAAATTCTTCATGTCCTCCTAAGAGACTAAATTGCCCCTTATGGAATCCACCTTTTCCTCCAAGGTATCACATTTCTCAAACATCACTGCCAGCCCCTTCATAGTGGCCCATTATGTTTCATTATTGATGCCTCTTGATAGACCTTGATTTATGTATGCTAAATCCTAAATTTGATTAAGTTGAAGTACAAAAAGGCCTCATATGAAAACAAAATATAGTATAAAATAAGAGTATTAACATGTAATAGTGTTGGTGAGTATTTCTCAAAAAAAACTAATAAATTTTGTAAGATTGTTGTACTTGTGGCATATGACTATATCATACACACCTCAAAAAAAGTGGTTTAGAGAGAGAATATACCAAATTATTATAGAAGAGAAAGACTTATGTTGAATGGCATGTAGTTAGATTGGTGCTTTCTGGAAAAAGGTTCTAATTTTTTCTTGTTACTTGACTAAAATGCATCCTTATTTgattcttgttgataaaacaccttgTGAAATGTGGCTAGATAAAAGCCTTTTGTTTCACATTAAAGGGTATGAAGCTTATATTCATGTGCCTCAAGGAAAGATATCTGAATTGGATTAAAATTATCAAATATGCATCTTTGTAAGATTCTATGAGAATGTAAAGATATAAGCATGGAAATTTACAAACCTAAAAATTGATTTCTTCTAAAAAAAGATATTGCAAGTGTTTAGAACTATTTTAGGTTTTGGACaaacaagagaaaataaaaaaatgaaaaagtgcattTTTAGACTAAGTTTGAGAAGTAAGAATATGTACATTTGGAAGTAAACATGATGGATGAGAAGATTATGATGATGAATATAGTTCAAGTGAGAGTTTAGATAAGGATATACATGATAGGAATGTAGAGGAAGAGTTATAGCCCCTTGTGCCTACCTTGAGGGCATCCACATGACAATAAAAACTATTTCATGATTGAAGAAAACAAAACAATTATTATGTATTTTATTTAgtatatgatgatgatgaacctctATATTTTATGAAGGCTCCCTCTTTGAATCATAATAACTCTTTGAAGTAGTCCATGCAAGAGGGCATGATGACCCTAGATAGTCATGATACCTAAGATCTTATGAATTTTCTTAAGATAAGAAAAAATTTTAGTTGCAAATGCATCTATAAGAAGAAATTAGAGAAAAATGATAGTTAGAATAGTAGAAGGCTAGACTAATAAAAAAGGAATACCCTAAAGAGAGAGTTTATTTTGGTAAAAATTTCTCTACTATTTCTAAGTTAAATTCTATTAGATTCTTGTCATCTAATAATTTAGCTTACGATTTGGATACTAAAGAAGAAAAGATGCTAAGAAAATTTTATTACATGGGGATCTTAAGGAGGAGATTTATATTTgacatattaattattttattgtgAGGGAAAAGTAACTACTTATCTTTCAAGTCAAAATTATCATTATATAGTCTTAAATAGTCCCACAAAATGTATTACTGAGTTTTttatatctttttactgagttttGTTTTTGTTGGGAGCAAGGAGGGTCATTTTTTTTATGTTAAAATCATTAATGATTAGATTATACTTATTATATTATACATGGATGGTGTGTATATTGGTAATAATAAGGTGATGATTAGGGGTCTCAAAACTCATCCTTCTTGCATATTTCTATGATGGATTTTGGAGCAGAAAATATATTCTTGATATGAAGATCAATAAGGATACATAGAAATATTTAGTTAGGTCAAATTGAGTAATCTTTTTTTAGATTTTAGGATTTAATATACATAATTGCAAACCTATGAGAATTCAATTTCACTTTTTCATCAAAAGTTCTTTATATTTGTTAAAAATTAACTAATGATTTTTAATATATGCGTAGGATGTCCTATGCTTGTGATCTTGGTGGCTTAACATATTTAATGGTTTTCACTAGGTATAATGTGTAATATTAAGTGTATTTGTTGTTACTCTTTTCTTCATTGGTGGGTTCCATTATGGAtagagaatttaatcaaataaatatttgggATAAACAAATTAGTTGAATTGTGTTGGCATTTATAATCTTACTAAGAGTTGGATATGTTATTTTTTGTCCAATTATTATATATCATGAATATATTCTTTAAATTGTATCAATTATATGttgtataaattaaaattaaaaaaggttAAATCTTTCAATGATACTGTAATAACAAGGAAAGtttgaaaacatagaaaactagaAAAAGGGTGGAGACACAAAGTAAAGGGGATGGTGAAATCAAACTAGATATCCCCCTCAATGTGGACCTCGAGGAGTTTAAAAAGGAGAAGATGGATATTGACATGCTCCTGTTGACCTCCTTAAATAGGGTATCAAGGATATCATCGATACTTTTACTGAGAATCCAGTGCTAGACAAAACTGACAAGCTCCTAAAGATGACtcaaaaaataatagagaatatcAGGGTTATGAAAACCGAGCACGAGTCAAGGATTGCCCATCTAGAAAAAAGTATAGAGGGATTAAAGGGCAACCTCGGGGGACTGGTGGAGATTAGCAAATAAGTGATGTACAATAGTGTAGAATGCCTTGAAAGGGTAAATGAAAAAATCGCCATACAGCAAGCCCATCCTATCAATTTTGATCCATCTTTAGCTGTCAAATGAAACAAGAAGAACCTAGAGATTAATACAAAGGAAATGTAGACTTCTATAGGTCCCTTTACTAGGACTAAAAGCAAAAAACAAGAAACAGGTAGCTCAAGATTCATTATGAAGGAGCTTGAAGATATTAACAAAAAAGTGATTTAGTTTTTTGTCTTTTGGAATATTCTTTTTTACTTTGGTTTCATATATTTTTGTTAGGTGTTGTGGCGTGTATCCCCTATTTCTATAGTCGTTTGGCAGTTGTTTAGACTCTACTTTTCTACTGTCTTTCTTTTTGTTGGATTTTAGTTTTGAGTCCTTGTAAAatccatttatcttaatcaaaaacaaggaAAGTCTAGGTTATCCTATATTTGACTTGAGGTCATAAAGTATGCTTTTGGATTATGTGAAATTCAAGTTAGTTGATTAGAGTATAACAATTTTAATGAACAAAAATATTAATGTTAGATGGATTATGATAGACATGAGATGTGGAACTGAAATTTTATTAGTGATGTGTTTTATGATGAATAAATAGTAATTGGATTATTCCTTGATAGATGAATGTTTACATATTATATTGATTATAGTTCAAGTTGCTTCATCTATATTATGAAATTTTGAAGGTCTTTTGGAAATACCTATTGTAGATAACTAGTTGAGC from Cryptomeria japonica chromosome 3, Sugi_1.0, whole genome shotgun sequence harbors:
- the LOC131073077 gene encoding LOW QUALITY PROTEIN: aspartic proteinase nepenthesin-1 (The sequence of the model RefSeq protein was modified relative to this genomic sequence to represent the inferred CDS: deleted 2 bases in 1 codon), with the translated sequence MEKHYSKIKMECCKLLGVLAFICFIIPVMSSSSGRQFNVWSKLRVNLTRISEGESNLTERLHEAVDRGKKRLNTIEASVNQQIAGQLDAQTPIRIGSGEFLMSVAVGTPSVSFEAIVDTGSDLIWTQCLPCQNCYNQPTPIFDPSQSSSYSTVPCTDSVCDALGVSKVDNPDCTFDYTYGSGETSGDLAYESFSIGSGSDSMVPGLAFGCGHENQGTGLSQGGGLVGLGRGALSLISQLGSKVDNKFSYCLLPITDSTSQTSPLIFGEGASLSGANTIPLIKNSNYPSFWYIPVTGITLNGNPVNIPTGTFDLQSDGSGGMIIDSGTSYTYLIEPAYTSVKEAIQSAIDLTPTDGSSVDLDLCYQTSGQVTLPTLIFNFEGGVDYVLPADNLFIRVSDDLLCLALLGTSRKLSIFGNVQQQNFHILYDNAQNTLSFKPTKCDSL